DNA from Brassica napus cultivar Da-Ae chromosome C4, Da-Ae, whole genome shotgun sequence:
CTTTCAGATCCAAACCCTGTCCGGGCAAAATGAATCTGAAAGAAAGATCAGACCTTTCCCAGGAAAATGATTAAGCATGACAAGGGAATTTGAGGAAGGATCACAAAGACTTGATGTCTCTTGTTATATATGAATGTTGCCATGTTTGGATTCTCTTAAATTTggataaaaatgatttatttttaggGTTGTCCTCTGTTCGCTTATTTGAAAGAAGCCAACGCGTCTGCTTTACAACGAACCTCAAATCAATTCTTACTCAAAAACATAGTTCGTGGTACGCATGTAAGAAGAAACTTCTATTATATATGGTCatcatactatataatataaacaaatGTGGAATACGGTTGAGTGTTGACAGGCTAAAATCGTTTCAATGCTTTGACCAATCATACAGATAGATAAGATCATTGCTAAAAATCTCTGATCCAGAAACCAAAACTAACAGAGAAACCAGTCTATGACCAAGTTCATGATTCTGTCTGAAAAAAAGCATGAGCCAGCATAAAACAAAGTTATTATCTATGGCTGCCAAGATCAACGCTCAAAAGATTACACTATCTCTTATTTCATTGCTGACAAGTAAAGATATTCAGGCACCTGTAACAAGAGAAAAAGGATGTAAATTTGGAAATACCGATCTGGGAATGGTCAAGGCCTATCTATCTTTCATTCACTGAGGAAATGCTGTTTCGACTTCATTCCACAAGTCGACGTTTCTAGTGAACTTCTCTTTAACCTGCGTAATGAGCTCTTTGGCTTCTTCAACTTTAGAATCCTTAGCTAGCCCGTTAACAAGCGACTTCATGATTCCGAAACTCGGAACCCAATTCTTCTGCATACTCTATTTACAAACACTCAAAGTCTCCACCTTTACACAAGTAATAAATGAAAGTGAAGTAACATTCACTATCAGGCTTACATCCTCTGTTCACCATACTCTTAAATACTTCTTCGCCTCATCAAACTCACCTTCATTACAAAACCCATGAATCAAATGACCATAGGTGACAGCATTGGGCTTCATCCCATCAAGCAAAGCCTTTGCTTCTACAGACATCTTCCTCTTACACAAACTCTGAATCCTAATGTTATGAGTGGAAACACCGACGCTAATGCCACGCCCCTTCATCATCGCCAACACATCTTCCTTATTATCCTCTCTGTAAAATCCAGAAATCATTAGACCAAAGGTGGAACTCGTCTGCTTCATCCCTTTCCTCTCCATCTCCGCAACGATGGAGAGAACCGGATTCACAGAACACTTTGATCATACGGTCGTAAGTTTCTAGATCAGGTTCGATTTTGTACATCTTAGGGAACTTCCCTGTAATCTTTAGCTACTAAGCAAGCGAAGAGAAGAGCGTTTAAAGATTTCACCGCATGTTGGCCTGAGCGTAGAGTACAATGGCGTGCGCAGCGAAACGCTCCGTTTTGAGGTTTTCCATGAATCCGTCGAGGAGGTTTGTCACGGCGGAGAAGTGTTTCTGCTCGGAGAGATTATTGACGGCGGCGCTCGATGTGGCAATCGGGAGTGAGGGAAGCCGCGCGGCAGATTTCGAGGATCCGATTTGGATCTTTCTCGGTTTTGAGAAGAGAGAGAGCGGTTTTGCTGAGACTCTGGtgagtggggttttggaatcTGGTGAGAGGATCGATGAAGCGGAGGAGAGAGAGCGGATTTGATGAGGGGAGGGGTTGAGGTGTGATAAGCTAGCAGTCCCTTTAGCTTTCACGCAGAAGAAGCTCAGATCAAAGAGTGTGAAGCATAGTGGCTAAATGAAGCGGAGGAAGAAGCTAGGCATCTCCTCTGGTGCCCCCAAGCGTAAAAAGGCAATCTCACAAAGACACCCATATAAACACAaacataaacattttgtttttaaatggaAAAAGGCAGAAATGACAAAAAAACCTAGAAAAAATGAAGTATTTACAAGTTGTACCACGGTATAACCCATCCGCAGTGACCCGACCTAGATGTATGGTCAATTCAATTGAACCAAATCGTTTAACCGTTTAACCAATCCCTGGAAACCAAACCAATCCCTCAAAACCAAACCCATCGTTCGAAACCAAACTAAATCTGTCGATTTTATCACACCCTTTCCCTGAATCCTCTAATCAATTCATTCTTCTCCATTTCTCCCCCTCTTTTCACTCTACTTTAAACGAGAAGAAACCCTAGTTTTGAAAATCAATCGGTGAGTTCAGAGGAGCCAACAACGATTGCGATATGGTGGTCGAAACGAGAGGAGAGGGTAAGAGGAAGGATAATCCAACGAAGGAAGAGGTTCGGAAAGTGAAGTTTGTAAAGACGGCCTCCGATAATATTGAGAAGACGACGACGGAGAATGTTGAATCGACGGGAACGGCAAAGACGATGGAGATTGTTGACTCGAGGGAGAAGACGACAGATGTCTTGACGGAGGTGACGACGGATGTCTCGACGGAGAAGACGACGGATGTCTCGGCGGAGAAGACGAGTGAGGACGCGAGGGAGAGTACGGCAGAGATAACGGAGCCGAGTGATGTGGCTTTAGAAACTGCTCCGGCGACAGTGAACAAAGGTCCTGCTGGCCCATCTCCTCCAGCTCCTCCAGCAACTTCGGCGATTGGGACtgaatctgaagaagaa
Protein-coding regions in this window:
- the LOC106393061 gene encoding spore wall protein 2-like; this encodes MVVETRGEGKRKDNPTKEEVRKVKFVKTASDNIEKTTTENVESTGTAKTMEIVDSREKTTDVLTEVTTDVSTEKTTDVSAEKTSEDARESTAEITEPSDVALETAPATVNKGPAGPSPPAPPATSAIGTESEEEENEETPSSGDEENQKAGSGEEENDHDDRSDGSSQENEDAEEKQEEADEKEETEGSGEGNDDGEGNEDGEGKDNENEGSEEENDREELANGDDNDNPPEPGNPPELEVTNVTNFQLSVLMLVILGEV